One genomic segment of Methanothermobacter tenebrarum includes these proteins:
- a CDS encoding McrB family protein — MVIGVKNNYPQLSVLSDEDEIKEAQERLFSILTSRADKTVHGGAGFQGGVKKGKIYWISDLKIWYMYRFIEGSRHWNGFGTEEPEEGKNHTMICQINSPPKGIIRIIGGAFAKDPSGNYYLIHRGNIGGNYNKKMFMENYRGKWTTVIDGDRETDVVVIGRLDDSLPEKVRDFVYEVQRIKTVTSLKFKDMIREVLDEYLSAKKEDFANHPMAQLLRRKIPQEINRILESESYIIKGSAGQGTWAKIPWIVIMDHEITENPKNGYYIAYLFKENMEGVYLTLMQGVENVKNEYGKDASKILRDCASKIRAQIECEDCLKEISLTEDAGHPYEDAIIYATYYPRDDLPENDRLVSDLKKFSKIYKELKSLPIGSFYDFIESKGFYFEPEIVEDFLLSIKVKPFVILTGNSGTGKTKLAQLYGEYISDGEKRYLMVPVGANWTEKRHIFGYLNIMTGEYQSTPALDFIMKARGDPDNPYLLILDEMNLSHVERYFSDFLSAIESGEPIPLHDNPECDFPQEIEIPENLIVVGTVNVDETTYMFSPKVLDRANTIEFETTNPKKYLTNQPKQELKGNLKFLENPLNHNIETAKIKEDLNPILDQITDELEFFYKELKGSGFDFGFRVVNEILSFMHAAWIYQGKPKEWDKWERYFDAQIKQKILPKIHGPERLLRDTLQKLKKHCRGKFPNSEKKLEEMEETLKVQRYVSFIR, encoded by the coding sequence ATGGTGATTGGTGTGAAGAATAATTATCCTCAACTCAGCGTATTATCAGATGAGGATGAAATAAAAGAAGCCCAGGAAAGGTTATTCAGTATTTTGACAAGTAGAGCAGATAAGACAGTTCATGGCGGGGCAGGTTTTCAGGGCGGCGTTAAGAAGGGAAAAATTTATTGGATTTCAGATCTCAAGATTTGGTATATGTATCGATTCATTGAAGGAAGTCGCCATTGGAATGGTTTTGGGACAGAAGAACCAGAAGAAGGAAAAAATCATACAATGATCTGTCAGATAAATTCACCACCTAAAGGTATAATACGCATTATTGGCGGGGCATTCGCTAAAGACCCATCAGGAAATTATTATTTGATACATAGGGGGAATATTGGTGGAAACTATAATAAAAAAATGTTTATGGAAAATTATAGAGGTAAGTGGACAACTGTAATTGATGGTGATCGTGAAACAGATGTTGTGGTAATAGGTCGCCTTGATGATTCACTCCCAGAAAAAGTAAGAGATTTTGTATATGAGGTTCAAAGAATAAAAACTGTAACCTCATTAAAGTTTAAAGACATGATCAGAGAAGTCTTAGATGAGTATTTATCCGCAAAGAAAGAAGATTTTGCGAATCATCCTATGGCTCAATTACTACGCCGCAAAATACCACAAGAAATAAATAGAATACTAGAAAGTGAAAGTTATATTATAAAAGGATCTGCTGGACAAGGAACCTGGGCTAAAATACCATGGATTGTCATAATGGACCATGAAATAACAGAAAATCCCAAAAACGGTTATTATATTGCATATCTTTTCAAGGAGAACATGGAAGGTGTCTATCTCACACTCATGCAAGGAGTTGAAAATGTTAAAAATGAATATGGTAAAGATGCTAGCAAGATTTTAAGAGATTGCGCATCGAAAATCAGAGCTCAAATTGAGTGTGAAGATTGCCTAAAGGAAATATCACTCACCGAAGATGCAGGTCATCCATATGAAGATGCGATCATCTATGCTACATATTATCCAAGGGATGATCTTCCTGAAAATGATAGACTTGTCTCCGACCTTAAAAAGTTTTCGAAAATTTATAAAGAGCTTAAATCTCTGCCTATTGGTTCCTTTTATGATTTCATCGAATCTAAGGGTTTTTATTTTGAGCCCGAGATTGTTGAGGATTTCCTTCTTTCAATTAAAGTTAAACCTTTTGTTATTTTGACTGGTAATAGCGGGACTGGTAAGACTAAACTTGCTCAGTTGTATGGTGAATACATATCCGATGGTGAGAAAAGATACCTTATGGTTCCAGTGGGTGCTAATTGGACCGAAAAGAGGCATATTTTCGGTTACTTGAATATAATGACTGGGGAGTATCAGAGCACTCCTGCACTTGATTTTATAATGAAAGCAAGAGGAGATCCTGATAATCCTTATCTTTTGATTTTGGATGAGATGAATTTGTCGCATGTGGAACGTTACTTCTCTGATTTCCTATCAGCCATTGAAAGTGGCGAACCAATACCATTACATGATAATCCAGAATGTGACTTCCCACAAGAAATAGAAATACCCGAAAATCTTATTGTTGTAGGGACAGTGAACGTTGATGAAACAACCTACATGTTCTCGCCTAAGGTCCTTGACCGTGCAAACACAATAGAATTCGAAACAACAAACCCCAAAAAGTACCTCACCAATCAACCAAAACAAGAACTCAAGGGCAACCTAAAATTTCTAGAAAATCCATTAAACCACAACATAGAAACTGCTAAGATAAAAGAGGACCTCAACCCAATCCTGGATCAGATTACAGATGAACTCGAATTCTTCTACAAAGAACTTAAAGGATCAGGTTTCGATTTCGGATTCCGCGTAGTCAACGAAATATTATCATTCATGCATGCAGCATGGATCTACCAAGGAAAACCAAAAGAATGGGACAAATGGGAACGTTATTTTGACGCTCAAATCAAACAGAAGATCCTGCCAAAAATACATGGCCCAGAAAGACTACTAAGAGACACACTACAAAAACTCAAAAAACACTGCAGGGGAAAGTTCCCAAATTCTGAGAAAAAATTAGAGGAAATGGAAGAAACCCTAAAAGTCCAAAGATACGTATCATTCATAAGATAA
- a CDS encoding tetratricopeptide repeat protein: MNKAMELDPENSNIWLSKATVYYKLGNYQEAIKCCDKTIELSDRDEDVASALYYKGVVLADTGASEEAIKCFEKVLEIIPPDPFAQEKILKGD; the protein is encoded by the coding sequence ATCAATAAAGCCATGGAATTAGATCCAGAAAATAGTAATATATGGTTATCTAAAGCAACCGTTTATTACAAACTTGGAAACTACCAAGAAGCTATTAAATGCTGCGACAAGACCATAGAACTATCAGATCGCGATGAAGATGTAGCCTCTGCATTATATTATAAAGGGGTTGTATTGGCGGATACTGGAGCATCCGAAGAAGCTATCAAATGTTTCGAAAAAGTTTTAGAAATCATACCCCCAGATCCATTCGCCCAAGAGAAAATATTAAAGGGAGATTAA